The proteins below are encoded in one region of Colletotrichum lupini chromosome 5, complete sequence:
- a CDS encoding bacterial transferase hexapeptide has product MSTFTALNGGSPKTSEPPNPPADASRAPSDERTNGQPALPEPKSTAAVEPSPSQREPWAGPSQDRSPYQTATYPDVDGSHKRKRSNSVELRREAPGRQEKSPEAASQPHPPESREPYGTPSRDHRPYAEREDSREQGESWYSREGREREREREERGYYDQPSATSTQGQSEEQIGEALRRANQMDANDYDNTSPDGDDRSMAYGSYTPGGSRDMLQSDKAKRKRNFSNRTKTGCLTCRRRKKKCDEQKPECSNCLRGGFVCAGYPPQRNTAWQKPDSKAAAIPLESKDPSYVPPGAYGMPQQAPYGSQPAVGPRREALPPYRGQPLRIDPPQGRPLLTDDDRPTASTIPSASVASPETKLSAIPYTPANAFPTPISAQGPPHAPFSERKDYQRVPPLHDISRTVPEPETPHPGNTLPQINILHPTRSNSPIPQPPATSNAQVAAQLALSHTQFSSSRSRTTNKEDMLAGKLYYPFDKELVLERERCSAACWRFNNSTNPNNGVSPTERGRLFREILQPRDPIQISPTVASPVTNIGRVGEDVVVEAPFTCDYGYNISLGKNVVVGRSCTIIDTCEVKIGDNCHIGPNVSIYAATLPTDPKKRLGSRGPQLGKPVTIEEDCFIGGGVIILPGVRIGRGSTVGAGAVVTKDVPPFTIAVGNNARIIRGISS; this is encoded by the exons ATGTCAACATTTACTGCCCTCAATGGGGGCTCACCAAAAACGTCAGAACCACCCAACCCGCCCGCCGACGCCAGTAGAGCCCCGTCAGACGAGCGCACCAATGGACAACCCGCCCTTCCTGAGCCCAAATCGACAGCCGCCGTAGAGCCCTCCCCAAGCCAGAGGGAGCCCTGGGCCGGCCCCAGCCAGGACAGATCCCCGTATCAAACGGCAACTTACCCCGACGTTGATGGCTCTCATAAGAGAAAGCGATCAAACTCAGTAGAGCTGAGGCGAGAAGCTCCCGGGCGTCAGGAAAAGTCCCCGGAGGCCGCTTCTCAACCCCACCCACCAGAATCACGTGAACCCTATGGAACGCCCTCGCGCGATCATCGCCCGTACGCTGAACGCGAAGATTCAAGGGAACAGGGTGAGTCATGGTATTCACGGGAgggaagagaaagagagagggagagggagGAGAGGGGTTACTACGATCAACCTTCTGCAACGTCTACCCAAGGTCAATCCGAGGAGCAAATTGGGGAGGCTCTAAGACGCGCTAACCAGATGGATGCGAATGATTACGACAACACCAGCCCTGACGGTGATGATCGATCTATGGCCTATGGATCTTACACCCCTGGCGGATCCCGTGATATGCTTCAATCCGACAAGGCGAAGAGAAAGCGAAACTTCAGTAACCGAACCAAGACGGGCTGTCTTACATGCcgaaggaggaagaagaagtgcGACGAGCAGAAGCCAGAAT GTAGCAACTGTCTTCGTGGAGGCTTTGTCTGTGCAGGATATCCTCCGCAGCGAAACACGGCTTGGCAGAAGCCGGACAGCAAGGCCGCCGCCATCCCCTTGGAGTCCAAAGACCCCAGCTACGTCCCACCTGGTGCTTACGGTATGCCACAGCAAGCTCCTTACGGCAGCCAGCCAGCCGTCGGACCAAGGCGAGAGGCATTACCTCCCTACCGCGGCCAGCCCTTGCGGATAGATCCTCCTCAGGGCCGACCCCTACTGACTGACGACGACCGGCCGACAGCCTCGACGATTCCCAGTGCATCGGTCGCAAGCCCCGAGACCAAGCTATCCGCCATTCCCTACACTCCAGCGAACGCCTTCCCGACGCCAATTAGTGCCCAAGGGCCTCCCCATGCCCCCTTCTCGGAGAGAAAGGACTACCAGCGTGTGCCCCCGTTGCACGACATTAGCAGGACTGTGCCGGAGCCGGAGACGCCTCATCCTGGCAACACGCTGCCGCAAATCAACATTCTGCACCCCACGAGGTCGAACAGCCCCATCCCGCAGCCTCCAGCAACTAGCAATGCACAAGTCGCCGCGCAGCTAGCCTTATCGCACACCCAGTTTTCTTCCAGCCGGTCTAGGACGACGAACAAGGAGGATATGCTTGCCGGCAAGCTCTACTACCCATTTGATAAGGAGCTTGTCCTTGAGCGCGAACGGTGCAGCGCTGCATGTTGGCGATTCAACAACTCGACGAACCCCAATAACGGTGTCTCGCCAACCGAGCGAGGCCGCCTGTTCCGTGAGATTTTGCAGCCTCGCGACCCTATCCAAATTTCGCCAACAGTTGCATCGCCAGTGACCAACATTGGAAGAGTGGGCGAAGACGTTGTTGTGGAAGCGCCATTCACTTGCGACTACGGGTACAATATCTCTCTTGGGAAGAATGTCGTTGTTGGCCGAAGTTGCACCATCATCGACACCTGCGAGGTCAAGATTGGCGACAATTGCCACATTGGACCGAACGTGAGCATTTACGCGGCAACGCTACCCACCGACCCTAAGAAGCGCTTAGGTAGCAGGGGCCCTCAACTTGGCAAGCCTGTCACCATCGAAGAGGACTGCTTCATTGGTGGAGGCGTCATTATCCT